In Lampris incognitus isolate fLamInc1 chromosome 20, fLamInc1.hap2, whole genome shotgun sequence, one genomic interval encodes:
- the LOC130130392 gene encoding E3 ubiquitin-protein ligase TRIM16-like encodes MAEQQEQGLLDRDQLCCSICLDLLNQPVVTLYCGHSYCRDCIESCWDKDEERGVYSCPQCRQNFSPRPALVRNNMLAQIVENLKTTGNQQASPSADVSYAGPTDVACDFCTGTRPQKALMTCSTCLASICSTHLQPHYTVPVLKKHKLVSATARLQEKMCSSHDKLMEVYCRTDQQCICYLCTMDEHKGHDTVLAAAERVEKQKQLDISCQKAQQRIQEREKEIKKLRQAVEDLKSSAQTALEDSERIFTELMASIERRRSEAKELIRAQEKTAVSHAEELLLQLEEEIEEWRRSSTELEQLSHTEDQIHFIQKFKSLSVLAGSLESQSIVVRPLRYFRDVTDAVSDLRDKLDDIMKDTWPRISSTVSAVDVLLPPEPKTREDCLLYCRPVTLDVNSAYQYLSLSEENRKVTWTSGGLNYPPHTDRFTSYCQVLCKEGLSGRCYWEVTLSGCVHIAVSYKDIKRASCDSRFGFNGKSWSLRCSEGCYWFRHNGVETEVPGPFSSRVGVFLDHKAGVLSFYSISDTTTLLHKVNTSFTQPVYPGLWLRNNGMVAELMKLW; translated from the exons ATGGCTGAGCAGCAGGAGCAGGGATTGTTGGACAGAGATCAGTTGTGCTGTTCAATCTGTCTGGACCTCCTCAATCAGCCAGTAGTTACTCTTTACTGTGGACACAGTTACTGTAGAGACTGTATAGAGAGCTGTTGGGACAAGGATGAAGAGAGGGGGGTGTACAGCTGTCCTCAGTGCAGACAGAACTTCAGCCCGAGACCTGCCCTTGTGAGGAACAACATGCTGGCTCAG ATTGTGGAGAATCTAAAGACAACAGGGAACCAGCAGGCCTCTCCCTCTGCAGATGTGTCCTATGCTGGCCCCACAGATGTGGCCTGTGATTTCTGCACAGGGACTCGACCCCAAAAAGCCCTTATGACCTGTTCAACGTGCTTGGCCTCCATCTGCTCCACTCACCTCCAGCCTCACTACACTGTTCCTGTGCTGAAGAAGCACAAGCTGGTCTCTGCCACGGCCCGACTGCAGGAGAAGATGTGCTCCAGTCATGACAAGCTGATGGAGGTGTACTGTCGTACAGACCAGCAGTGTATCTGCTATCTGTGCACCATGGATGAACATAAAGGCCATGATACAGTGTTGGCTGCAGCAGAAAGGGTTGAGAAACAG AAACAGCTGGATATTAGTTGTCAGAAAGCCCAGCAGAGAATccaggagagagaaaaggagattaAGAAGCTGAGACAGGCTGTGGAGGATCTGAAG AGCTCTGCACAGACCGCATTGGAGGACAGTGAGAGGATCTTCACTGAGCTGATGGCCTCCATTGAGAGGAGGCGCAGTGAGGCAAAGGAGCTCATCAGAGCCCAGGAGAAGACTGCAGTCAGTCATGCTGAAGAACTTCttctgcagctggaggaggagatagAAGAGTGGAGGAGGAGCAGTACTGAGCTGGAGCAGCTGTCACACACTGAAGACCAAATCCATTTCATTCAG AAATTCAAGTCTCTCTCCGTCCTGGCTGGTTCTCTGGAATCACAGAGCATTGTTGTCCGTCCTCTGCGTTACTTCAGAGATGTGACTGATGCTGTGTCTGACCTCAGAGACAAACTAGACGATATCATGAAGGACACATGGCCTAGGATTTCATCTACAG TGTCTGCTGTAGATGTCTTACTGCCACCAGAACCAAAGACCAGAGAAGACTGTTTACTGT ATTGTCGTCCTGTCACACTGGATGTGAACTCTGCCTATCAATATCTCTCCCTGTCAGAGGAGAACAGGAAGGTGACATGGACATCAGGAGGCTTGAATTATCCTCCTCATACAGACAGGTTTACTAGCTATTGCCAAGTGCTGTGCAAGGAGGGCTTATCTGGACGCTGTTATTGGGAGGTGACATTAAGTGGTTGTGTTCATATAGCAGTGTCATACAAAGATATCAAGAGAGCATCATGTGACTCACGATTTGGTTTTAATGGCAAGTCCTGGAGTTTAAGGTGCTCTGAGGGTTGTTACTGGTTCAGGCACAATGGTGTAGAAACGGAGGTGCCAGGTCCTTTCTCCTCCAGAGTAGGAGTGTTCCTGGATCACAAGGCAGGTGTTTTGTCTTTCTACAGCATCTCTGACACAACAACCCTCCTCCACAAAGTCAATACCTCTTTCACTCAGCCTGTCTATCCTGGACTTTGGCTGAGGAATAATGGAATGGTTGCAGAGCTGATGAAGTTATGGTAG
- the LOC130130394 gene encoding E3 ubiquitin-protein ligase TRIM16-like: MAEQQEQGLLLDRDQLCCSVCLDLFNQPVTLLCGHSYCRDCIESHWDTDEEKGVYSCPQCRQTSPRPALVKNNVLAQIVENVKTTENQQASPSADVSYAGPTDVACDFCTGTRPHKASMTCSTCLASLCSTHLQPHYTVPVLKEHKLVSATAQLQEKMCSSHNKLMEVYCRTDQQCICYLCTMDEHKGHDTVSAAAERAEIQKQLDVSRQKAQQRIQEREKEIEMLRQAVEDLKSSAQTALEDSERIFTELMASIERRRSEVKELIRAQEKTAVSQAEELLLQLEEEIEKWKGSNTKLEQLSHTEDPIHFIQKFKSLSVPAGSLESQSIVVRPLRYFRDVTDAVSDLRDKLDDIMKDTWPRISSTVSAVDVLLSPEPKTREDCLLYCRPVTLDVNSAYQYLSLSEENRKVTWTSGGLNYPPHTDRFTSYCQVLCKEGLSGRCYWEVTLSGEVHIAVSYKDIKRASCDSRFGFNGKSWSLRCSEGCYWFRHNGVETEVPGPFSSRVGVFLDHKAGVLCFYTISDTTTLLHKVNTSFTQLVYPGLRLRNKGMVAEVMKLW; this comes from the exons ATGGCTGAGCAGCAGGAGCAGGGATTGTTGCTGGACAGAGATCAGTTGTGTTGTTCAGTGTGTCTGGACCTCTTCAACCAGCCAGTCACTCTTCTCTGTGGACACAGTTACTGTAGAGACTGTATAGAGAGCCACTGGGACACGGATGAAGAGAAGGGAGTGTACAGCTGTCCTCAGTGCAGACAGACCAGTCCGAGGCCTGCCCTTGTGAAGAACAATGTGCTGGCTCAG ATTGTGGAGAATGTGAAGACAACGGAGAACCAGCAGGCTTCCCCCTCTGCAGATGTGTCCTACGCTGGCCCCACAGATGTGGCCTGTGATTTCTGCACAGGGACTCGACCCCACAAAGCCAGTATGACCTGTTCAACGTGCCTGGCCTCCCTCTGCTCCACTCACCTCCAGCCTCACTACACTGTTCCTGTGCTGAAGGAGCACAAGCTGGTCTCTGCCACGGCCCAACTGCAGGAGAAGATGTGCTCCAGTCATAACAAGCTGATGGAGGTGTACTGTCGTACAGACCAGCAGTGTATCTGCTATCTGTGCACCATGGATGAACATAAAGGCCACGATACAGTGTCGGCTGCAGCAGAAAGGGCTGAGATACAG AAACAGCTGGATGTTAGTCGTCAGAAAGCCCAGCAGAGAATccaggagagagaaaaggagattgAGATGCTGAGACAGGCTGTGGAGGATCTGAAG AGCTCTGCACAGACCGCATTGGAGGACAGTGAGAGGATCTTCACTGAGCTGATGGCCTCCATTGAGAGGAGGCGCAGTGAGGTGAAGGAGCTCATCAGAGCCCAGGAGAAGACTGCAGTCAGTCAGGCTGAAGAACTTCttctgcagctggaggaggagatagAAAAGTGGAAGGGGAGCAATACTAAGCTGGAGCAGCTGTCACACACTGAAGACCCCATCCATTTCATTCAG AAATTCAAGTCTCTCTCCGTCCCGGCTGGTTCTCTGGAATCACAGAGCATTGTTGTCCGTCCTCTGCGTTACTTCAGAGATGTGACTGATGCTGTGTCTGACCTCAGAGACAAACTAGACGATATCATGAAGGACACATGGCCCAGGATTTCATCTACAG TGTCTGCTGTAGATGTCTTACTGTCACCAGAACCAAAGACCAGAGAAGACTGTTTACTGT ATTGTCGTCCTGTCACACTGGATGTGAACTCTGCCTATCAATATCTCTCCCTGTCAGAGGAGAACAGGAAGGTGACATGGACATCAGGAGGCTTGAATTATCCTCCTCATACAGACAGGTTTACTAGCTATTGCCAAGTGCTGTGCAAGGAGGGCTTATCTGGACGCTGTTATTGGGAGGTGACATTAAGTGGTGAGGTTCATATAGCAGTGTCATACAAAGATATCAAGAGAGCATCATGTGACTCACGATTTGGTTTTAATGGCAAGTCCTGGAGTTTAAGGTGCTCTGAGGGTTGTTACTGGTTCAGGCACAATGGTGTAGAAACGGAGGTGCCAGGTCCTTTCTCCTCCAGAGTAGGAGTGTTCCTGGATCACAAGGCAGGTGTTCTGTGTTTCTACACAATCTCTGACACAACAACCCTCCTCCACAAAGTCAACACCTCTTTTACTCAGCTTGTCTATCCTGGACTTCGGCTGAGGAATAAAGGAATGGTTGCAGAGGTGATGAAGTTATGGTAG